In Paenibacillus protaetiae, the genomic stretch ACGCGCGCTTGGCCGCAATGGCGTGTATTACCGGAAAGACTGGCTGGATAAAGTCGGCTTGCCGGTTCCGAAAACGATCGACGATTTTTACAATATGCTCAAAGCGTTTAAGGAACAAGATCCGGACGGCGACGGCAAGGACGATACGTACGGGCTGGTTATGGTCAAGTGGACGGGCGGCTGGGGCGCCGGCTTCGACCAAATCAAGCTTTGGTTCGGAGCGCCTAACGTTTGGGGCGTCAAAGACGGCCAGCTTGTGCCGGAGTTTGAATATGACGAATATTTCGAAGCGCTTAAGTTTATGAAGAAGCTGTATGACGAGAAACTCGTCAACCAGGACTTTGCCGTTATGGACTCGGCCAAATGGGTTGATCCGATCGTCAACAATCAAGCCGGCGTCATTGTAGACGTTGTGGACGGAGCAGCACGCGCCGACGATAAAATTCATGCTGCACTGGCCGCTGCAGGCAAAGATGATCCTAGCAAGCAGTTTATGGACGTATTTGGGGCTGTATCCGGTCCTGACGGCCAAATCCATACGCTTCCGACCTCCGGTTTTGCCGGCATGTTGTCCATTCCGAAATCAAGTGTCAAGACGGAGGAGCAATTGGACCGCGTGCTGACGTTCCTGGATCAGCTGAACGAGCCGGATATGCAAACGCTGCTCGGCTATGGCATTGAAGGCGTACATTACACGAAGGTGGACGATAAATCGCTGGAAACGATTAAAGATACCGTGAAGCTGGAATCGGAAGTGGAAGGCTTGAACCAAATGATTCCATACATTCCGGAAACACGGGGGCTGCTGCCGAAATCGACGCCGCTGCGCGACCGTCAAACCGAGCTGCAAAAAGAAAACGAAGCCACGATCGTCGCGAATCCGGCGGCACCGTTTATTTCTGAAGTCTATTCGCAAAAAGGCGCCCAGCTGGATAATATTATCAACGATGCGCGCATCAAGTTTATTGTTGGCCAAATTGATGAAAAAGGCTGGAAAGATGCCATTGAAGTATGGAAAAAATCCGGCGGCGATGATTATGTGAAGGAAATGAATGAGCTGTATGCAGCTACCGGCGGCAAATAAACCATCATAAACGGAAACAAACGGATTTATTAAAATCAAACCAAAAGACCATACGGAAACGTATGGTCTTTTTTTGTGTTCGTTTTAACAAAATTTAAGTGGAACAATTATTCATTTCGTTATATGCTGTAAGCATAGGCCAATGGTTCGGATGAGCGGGCGGCTTTTAATTTATGAATACGCTTACAAAGGAGTCGGTTAGTAAAATGGAACTGATCAATAAACAATTAGGCAAATTCCGTTTGGCTGGCGGCTCCGGCAAATTTTATAAAAAAAGTCTGGTACTGCTCCTTATCGTAACGAGCATACCGGGAATCATTACAGGGGCGCTTGTTTATTGGATGGCGGGCGGACGGCTGGAGAGCGAGCTGCTGAAGCTTCATAACTACCAGATTGAGCAGCGGGCGGGCAATTTGGATGAGCAGCTGGAAAATTTGGAGCTGATGTTGTCCCACTGGGCGTTTGACTCCCGGTTTGATTATTCATTAAGCGGCCATGACTTCGTCCGCGATTTTGTGAAAACCCGGGATATCGTCAATACGCTGCTCGTCATGCAAGGGTCTAATACGATGATCAAAAACGTCAATCTTTATTTGCAGGGAGAGCAGCCGATCCTGTTCGACCCGGAGTATTCTTCGCTGCAGAGCGGGGCGCTGACCCATATTTATGACGGTTTGTTTACGAAAAAAAGGGAGACGTATTGGACGCAGCTGTCCTTTAATCCGTCCAATCCCGCTCAGAGGGATTTAACATTTGTCCATTTGATTCCGGGGGGAAGCATGAAGCCGTTTGGCGCATTGCTCATCCGTCTGGACAGCGATAAGGTGGCGCAAATGCTCCGGACGATGACGCCGTACAGCGACGGGGAAAATTTATTGATGGAAGAAGGCGGAG encodes the following:
- a CDS encoding extracellular solute-binding protein encodes the protein MKSTKRISTFLILGTVCAVALSACSSGSGNKGSNGGSASATPNATSSATAAASADTKQDPLKLNIMLPIFKTNFPKDDSPVAAEIEKRTNTDIHFEWVPNASYSDKFNITLASGTLPSIIYVPDPKAPSFVSAAKSGAFWDLTDKLKNYKNLGEANPVILNNSSVDGKTYGIYRGRALGRNGVYYRKDWLDKVGLPVPKTIDDFYNMLKAFKEQDPDGDGKDDTYGLVMVKWTGGWGAGFDQIKLWFGAPNVWGVKDGQLVPEFEYDEYFEALKFMKKLYDEKLVNQDFAVMDSAKWVDPIVNNQAGVIVDVVDGAARADDKIHAALAAAGKDDPSKQFMDVFGAVSGPDGQIHTLPTSGFAGMLSIPKSSVKTEEQLDRVLTFLDQLNEPDMQTLLGYGIEGVHYTKVDDKSLETIKDTVKLESEVEGLNQMIPYIPETRGLLPKSTPLRDRQTELQKENEATIVANPAAPFISEVYSQKGAQLDNIINDARIKFIVGQIDEKGWKDAIEVWKKSGGDDYVKEMNELYAATGGK